A single region of the Lacipirellulaceae bacterium genome encodes:
- a CDS encoding BBP7 family outer membrane beta-barrel protein, protein MAIRLLSLCLLVVLLPLKEASSQEVEYPSESVAGQPLSSDSFQPYGSYETVLRGEGLGGESACGTCSGNGSGCGRCGCNPQYFHWIKGPGNCDQWCVGPHWEVEASGLMLYRDDADWGRVTADVGIAPEFVTQFDHSPGGRVFVTGYNESGYGMQIGYEGVNAWNARAEFDLGGATRSFDYQTSLNSIEINFLTQRPSTWKFFAGFRYVELDEDFRDFTANNIAIPAPADPPAAPFATIDNGQDFILENRLIGFQLGGLRDTWQVSRRFSIEPFANAGIYCNKFKRADVARTVTIVTAGDDLATPGVNEFSQTSSENRSTTRRDFTEAAFLGEAGVSASWRINNCVALTSGYQILVLDGVGEALASSFTPGFAGTTQVYHGLQFGLEYRR, encoded by the coding sequence ATGGCCATTCGTTTGCTATCACTCTGCCTGCTTGTCGTCTTGTTGCCGCTCAAGGAAGCAAGCTCGCAGGAAGTTGAGTATCCGTCAGAGTCCGTCGCGGGCCAGCCACTCTCCAGCGACAGCTTTCAGCCCTACGGAAGCTACGAGACAGTGCTGCGAGGTGAGGGGCTGGGAGGAGAGTCGGCCTGCGGTACATGTTCTGGCAACGGATCGGGATGTGGCCGCTGTGGCTGCAACCCGCAGTACTTCCATTGGATTAAAGGCCCCGGCAACTGCGATCAGTGGTGCGTGGGTCCCCACTGGGAAGTCGAAGCCAGCGGGCTCATGCTCTATCGCGACGATGCCGACTGGGGACGTGTGACTGCCGACGTGGGGATCGCCCCCGAATTTGTGACTCAGTTCGATCATAGTCCTGGTGGTCGCGTGTTTGTGACCGGCTACAACGAGTCAGGCTACGGAATGCAGATCGGGTACGAGGGCGTGAATGCCTGGAACGCGCGGGCTGAGTTCGACTTGGGCGGTGCGACTCGCTCGTTCGACTACCAAACCTCGTTAAACTCGATCGAGATCAACTTCCTGACGCAGCGTCCCTCGACTTGGAAATTCTTCGCAGGGTTTCGCTATGTCGAACTCGACGAAGACTTTCGTGACTTCACGGCCAACAACATCGCCATCCCCGCCCCAGCCGACCCACCCGCGGCACCGTTCGCCACGATCGATAACGGACAAGACTTCATTCTTGAGAACCGCCTCATCGGTTTTCAACTTGGCGGACTGCGAGACACATGGCAAGTCAGCAGGCGCTTCTCGATCGAACCGTTCGCAAATGCCGGGATCTATTGCAACAAATTCAAACGAGCAGACGTGGCACGAACGGTGACCATTGTCACCGCGGGAGACGACCTGGCCACGCCCGGCGTGAACGAGTTCTCACAAACAAGCAGCGAAAATCGCTCGACCACACGTCGCGACTTCACCGAAGCGGCCTTCCTGGGCGAGGCGGGCGTTAGTGCCAGTTGGCGGATCAACAACTGCGTGGCACTCACCAGCGGTTACCAGATTCTTGTGCTCGACGGTGTCGGGGAAGCGCTAGCTTCTTCATTCACCCCAGGATTCGCCGGCACAACGCAGGTTTATCAT